One window from the genome of Synergistaceae bacterium encodes:
- the rplE gene encoding 50S ribosomal protein L5 has translation MAITPRMLEKYKNDVAPALLREFGYKNVMQLPKIEKIVVNIGVGDAKLDIKFMDAAINELRAITGQAPLLKRAKKSIAGFKVRQNMPVACAVTLRGAKMWEFLDRLVSLALPAIKDFQGITRKGFDGRGNYNLGLREQLIFPEISYDKVIRSRGMNISIVTSAKTDEEAFALLKGLGLPFRTGREA, from the coding sequence ATGGCAATCACACCTAGAATGCTTGAGAAATATAAGAATGATGTTGCCCCGGCTTTACTCCGTGAATTTGGCTATAAAAACGTTATGCAGCTGCCCAAAATTGAGAAAATCGTCGTAAATATCGGTGTCGGCGATGCAAAGCTCGATATTAAATTTATGGACGCAGCAATAAATGAATTACGCGCAATCACCGGCCAGGCTCCGTTGTTAAAGCGCGCGAAAAAGTCAATTGCAGGCTTCAAGGTTCGTCAAAATATGCCCGTTGCCTGTGCAGTTACTTTGAGGGGCGCAAAAATGTGGGAGTTCTTGGACAGGTTAGTATCTCTTGCACTTCCTGCGATTAAAGATTTTCAGGGTATAACGCGCAAAGGTTTTGACGGACGCGGAAATTATAATCTCGGTCTGAGAGAACAGTTAATTTTCCCTGAAATAAGCTATGATAAAGTTATTCGCTCAAGAGGTATGAATATCTCAATTGTAACAAGCGCGAAAACGGACGAGGAAGCATTTGCACTGTTAAAGGGCTTAGGACTTCCATTCAGGACAGGCAGGGAGGCTTAA
- a CDS encoding type Z 30S ribosomal protein S14: protein MARKALKNKAMQTPKFSTRKYNRCPLCGRIHGYIRMFDMCRCCFRKMAREGVFPGVVKSSW from the coding sequence ATGGCACGTAAGGCACTCAAGAATAAAGCAATGCAGACGCCGAAATTCAGCACAAGAAAATATAATCGCTGTCCTTTATGCGGCAGGATTCACGGTTATATCAGAATGTTTGATATGTGCAGATGCTGCTTTAGAAAAATGGCGCGTGAGGGAGTATTCCCCGGCGTTGTTAAATCAAGCTGGTAA
- the rpsH gene encoding 30S ribosomal protein S8, with the protein MYVNDPVADMLTRIRNANMIYAESVDIPSSKMKLALARILKDEGYIRNFRMITDPAKPYAEIRIYLSYGNGKERVIQGLRRISKPGRRIYVGRDKLPVVMGGLGLAILSTSKGLKTGLEANKLGLGGEVLCYVW; encoded by the coding sequence ATGTACGTTAATGACCCTGTTGCAGATATGCTCACAAGAATAAGAAATGCTAATATGATCTATGCAGAAAGCGTTGACATTCCTTCGAGCAAAATGAAATTAGCCCTTGCAAGGATTCTCAAAGATGAGGGCTATATACGCAATTTTAGAATGATAACGGATCCTGCAAAACCATACGCGGAAATCAGGATTTATTTATCATACGGCAACGGCAAAGAGAGAGTCATTCAGGGACTTAGACGCATAAGCAAACCGGGACGCAGAATCTATGTAGGACGCGACAAATTACCCGTTGTTATGGGCGGTCTAGGGCTTGCAATTCTCTCTACGTCAAAAGGTTTGAAGACAGGCTTAGAAGCAAATAAACTCGGTCTCGGCGGAGAAGTTCTCTGCTATGTCTGGTAA
- the rplF gene encoding 50S ribosomal protein L6, which produces MSRIGRKAVEIAKGASVDLKGNDIIVKGPKGELHAKLMPGISLEIDGGLVKVNRADDEKQTRAWHGMTRALIANMITGVTTGFSKTLEIVGVGWRAALQGKKLVLNLGYSHPIEFNPPEGIEIVVENPIKFHVRGIDKELVGQTCALIKEFRPPEPYHGKGIKFENEYIIRKAGKTGAK; this is translated from the coding sequence ATGTCTCGTATCGGACGCAAAGCAGTAGAAATCGCAAAAGGCGCAAGCGTTGATCTCAAGGGAAATGATATTATCGTCAAAGGCCCTAAAGGTGAATTACACGCTAAATTAATGCCCGGAATTAGTCTCGAAATCGACGGCGGACTCGTTAAAGTAAACCGAGCAGATGACGAGAAACAGACTCGCGCATGGCACGGAATGACAAGAGCTTTAATCGCAAACATGATTACGGGCGTTACAACAGGATTCTCGAAGACTCTTGAAATCGTCGGCGTAGGCTGGAGAGCAGCTTTACAGGGCAAAAAATTAGTCCTGAATCTCGGCTACTCTCACCCGATAGAATTTAACCCGCCCGAAGGTATTGAAATTGTTGTAGAGAACCCGATTAAATTTCACGTTCGCGGCATTGATAAAGAATTAGTCGGACAAACTTGTGCGCTAATAAAAGAGTTCAGGCCGCCTGAGCCTTATCACGGAAAGGGTATCAAATTCGAGAATGAATACATTATCCGCAAGGCCGGAAAGACTGGAGCAAAATAA
- a CDS encoding 50S ribosomal protein L18 — translation MKKRSRNDMRVIRHERLRKTLSGTAEKPRLCVFRSLKNIYVQVIDDDKGHTLVSASTLEKALQPELKGGCNIAAAKVIGKTIAERAKAKGITSVVFDRGGHAYHGKIQAVADSAREGGLIF, via the coding sequence ATGAAGAAGAGAAGCAGAAACGATATGCGCGTAATAAGACATGAGAGATTACGCAAGACTCTTTCAGGCACAGCAGAGAAGCCCCGGCTTTGTGTGTTCAGGAGCTTGAAGAATATTTATGTACAAGTCATTGACGATGACAAAGGCCACACACTTGTGAGTGCGTCAACTCTTGAGAAGGCATTACAACCGGAACTCAAGGGAGGCTGCAACATAGCGGCTGCAAAAGTTATCGGCAAGACCATAGCAGAACGTGCAAAGGCGAAGGGCATTACTTCTGTTGTATTTGACAGGGGAGGCCATGCCTATCACGGAAAGATTCAGGCTGTAGCAGACTCAGCCCGTGAAGGAGGCTTAATATTCTAA
- the rpsE gene encoding 30S ribosomal protein S5 yields MPRKNELESIELQERVVAINRVSKVVKGGKRFRFAVLVVVGDGSSQVGTGIGKAKEIAEAVRKGIEKAKKNLVTVKHDGDTIPHPVVGEFGAARVLLKPSPAGTGVIAGGVVRAIMELGGVKDVVTKVTGRTSNAINVAHATLEAIKITRTEDEIMKLRGLAGEVEAEETAAPDEAAVIGE; encoded by the coding sequence ATGCCCAGAAAAAATGAATTAGAATCAATCGAACTTCAAGAACGCGTTGTAGCGATTAATCGTGTCAGCAAAGTCGTTAAAGGCGGTAAGAGATTCAGATTTGCTGTTCTCGTTGTTGTCGGTGATGGCTCAAGTCAGGTCGGCACAGGAATCGGAAAAGCAAAGGAAATCGCCGAGGCCGTTCGCAAAGGAATCGAGAAAGCTAAGAAAAATTTAGTAACAGTCAAACACGACGGAGACACAATCCCGCACCCTGTAGTAGGTGAGTTCGGAGCAGCTAGAGTCTTGCTCAAGCCATCACCCGCAGGAACAGGAGTCATCGCAGGCGGAGTCGTTCGTGCAATTATGGAGCTTGGCGGAGTCAAGGACGTTGTTACAAAAGTTACCGGCAGAACCTCAAACGCTATCAATGTAGCACATGCAACACTTGAGGCGATCAAGATAACCCGCACAGAAGACGAAATTATGAAGTTGCGCGGGCTTGCAGGTGAAGTCGAAGCAGAAGAAACAGCAGCTCCGGATGAAGCCGCAGTTATCGGGGAGTAG
- the rpmD gene encoding 50S ribosomal protein L30, giving the protein MAKIKAKWIKSAISFPERQKRTIKALGFRKLNSEVEHEDTPQIRGMLEHVRHLVKWEVQE; this is encoded by the coding sequence ATGGCCAAAATTAAAGCAAAATGGATCAAGAGCGCAATTAGTTTCCCCGAAAGACAGAAACGCACAATTAAAGCATTGGGATTCAGAAAATTAAATTCTGAAGTCGAACACGAGGACACACCTCAAATTCGCGGAATGCTTGAACACGTGCGGCACCTAGTTAAATGGGAGGTGCAAGAATAA
- the rplO gene encoding 50S ribosomal protein L15, whose amino-acid sequence MTLNDLHPAKGSTHKSKRLGQGIGSGHGKTSGKGNKGDKSRTGGGVRPGFEGGQMPLTRRTPKRGFNNYRFAKVFQIVNLDVLEKKFDSGAEIDFEVLYKARIVKKKLPVKILANGELTKSFKIKAAAFSEGAAKKIEAAGGSHEVA is encoded by the coding sequence ATTACGTTAAATGATCTGCACCCGGCAAAGGGCAGCACTCATAAATCAAAACGTTTAGGACAGGGAATCGGAAGCGGACACGGTAAAACTTCCGGCAAAGGCAACAAGGGCGACAAATCAAGAACGGGCGGCGGTGTCAGACCCGGTTTTGAAGGCGGTCAAATGCCGTTGACTCGTAGAACTCCTAAGCGCGGATTTAATAATTACAGATTCGCAAAAGTTTTCCAGATTGTGAATCTTGATGTACTCGAGAAAAAATTTGATTCAGGTGCAGAAATAGATTTTGAAGTTCTCTACAAAGCTAGAATCGTCAAGAAAAAATTACCCGTTAAGATTCTCGCAAATGGTGAGCTTACAAAGTCATTCAAGATAAAGGCCGCTGCATTCAGTGAAGGTGCTGCAAAGAAAATCGAGGCAGCCGGCGGTTCTCATGAGGTAGCGTAA
- the secY gene encoding preprotein translocase subunit SecY, producing the protein MFGSLGDIFRLPDLKRRIFFTLGILFIFRLGAYIPSPGVDRAAMASLFNTGGGVMDFLNLFSGGALSRFGIFSLGVAPYINSSIVMQLLVVIFPTLEKLQKDSTDGHKKITQWTRYGAVLFALVQAIGMTAWLRGLGIMQGGAFEWVLVVVTLVAGSMAVMWLGEELTDHGIGNGISLLIFAGIVARIPEAILQTWSMVRLGSLSVIALLIGLVLMVIVVAGCILLQEGQRRLPVQYAKRVVGNKIYGGQSTFIPLKVNQSGVIPIIFASSLLIFPYTIANYFSDTTAGRFISGLFAPNSVFYILCYVALIIFFSYFYTAVVFNPTDIANNMKKYGGFILGIRPGSPTSDYITRVMERITLGGAVFLAIIALIPNVMSSVLNINSFYFGGTAVLIVVGVAMDTINQIEAQLLMRHYDGILKKSGGGRKGLLRG; encoded by the coding sequence ATGTTCGGGTCGCTTGGAGATATTTTCAGGTTACCCGACCTGAAGCGCAGAATATTTTTTACGCTGGGGATATTATTTATTTTCCGTCTGGGAGCTTATATCCCCAGTCCCGGCGTTGATCGTGCTGCAATGGCGAGTTTATTTAACACCGGCGGCGGAGTTATGGATTTCTTGAATTTATTTTCGGGCGGTGCTCTTTCCCGTTTTGGTATATTCTCGCTGGGTGTTGCGCCTTATATTAATTCAAGTATCGTCATGCAGTTATTAGTGGTAATTTTCCCGACTCTTGAGAAATTGCAGAAGGACTCAACCGACGGACACAAGAAAATTACTCAATGGACTCGTTACGGGGCTGTATTATTTGCTCTCGTTCAGGCAATAGGCATGACGGCATGGCTTAGAGGTCTTGGCATTATGCAGGGCGGCGCGTTTGAATGGGTCTTAGTCGTCGTAACTCTTGTAGCTGGGTCAATGGCTGTTATGTGGCTCGGCGAAGAATTAACAGATCACGGAATCGGCAACGGCATATCATTATTAATTTTTGCTGGTATTGTCGCGCGAATCCCTGAAGCGATTTTGCAGACTTGGAGCATGGTACGTTTAGGCTCATTAAGTGTAATTGCGCTGTTAATCGGCCTTGTTTTAATGGTCATCGTAGTTGCAGGCTGTATTTTATTGCAGGAAGGCCAGCGCAGACTCCCGGTTCAGTACGCAAAAAGAGTCGTCGGCAATAAAATTTATGGCGGTCAGAGTACATTTATCCCGTTGAAGGTGAATCAATCAGGAGTTATCCCGATAATTTTTGCGAGCTCATTATTAATTTTCCCGTACACAATTGCAAATTATTTCAGTGATACAACGGCCGGAAGATTCATCAGCGGTTTATTTGCCCCGAACAGCGTATTTTATATTTTGTGCTACGTTGCATTGATTATATTTTTCTCGTATTTCTACACAGCTGTAGTCTTTAACCCTACTGATATAGCAAATAATATGAAGAAATACGGCGGTTTTATTCTGGGAATCAGACCCGGCAGCCCTACATCAGATTATATTACACGCGTGATGGAAAGAATCACGCTCGGCGGTGCAGTTTTTCTCGCGATTATTGCATTGATTCCAAACGTTATGTCAAGCGTATTGAATATTAACAGCTTCTATTTCGGAGGAACAGCAGTATTAATCGTCGTAGGCGTTGCAATGGATACGATTAATCAGATCGAGGCTCAATTACTTATGCGGCATTATGACGGGATTCTCAAGAAATCCGGCGGCGGCCGTAAAGGTCTTCTAAGGGGTTAA
- a CDS encoding adenylate kinase: MRLVLLGAPGAGKGTQAALLKLEHELEHISTGDIFRHNLKNNTPLGLEAKKFMDAGQLVPDEVVNKMVADTLKNLAPDKGFMLDGFPRTKAQAEFLDGVAKIDGVILFSVPDEEIIKRLTSRGVCKECGNVTNIHEHKTCPSCNGELYVRDDDNEATIRSRLKVFHEQTEPLIKFYGDKGLLFEVNATGTPDEIFSRVQKVLQHDKD; the protein is encoded by the coding sequence ATGAGACTCGTATTGTTAGGTGCTCCCGGGGCCGGAAAAGGTACTCAGGCAGCACTGTTAAAATTAGAACACGAACTCGAACATATTTCGACGGGAGATATTTTCAGGCACAATTTAAAGAATAATACTCCGCTGGGACTCGAAGCAAAAAAATTTATGGATGCAGGTCAATTAGTCCCTGATGAAGTAGTAAATAAAATGGTCGCTGATACCCTGAAGAATTTAGCCCCGGATAAAGGCTTTATGCTCGACGGTTTTCCGCGTACAAAGGCGCAGGCTGAATTTCTCGATGGGGTCGCAAAAATTGACGGCGTTATATTGTTCTCTGTTCCTGACGAGGAAATTATAAAGCGTCTCACAAGCCGTGGAGTCTGCAAGGAATGCGGAAATGTTACTAATATTCATGAGCATAAAACTTGCCCGTCCTGCAATGGTGAGCTTTATGTCAGAGACGACGACAACGAAGCAACTATCAGAAGCCGTCTTAAAGTCTTTCACGAGCAGACAGAGCCGTTAATCAAGTTTTATGGTGATAAGGGCTTATTGTTCGAGGTTAACGCAACGGGGACACCTGATGAAATTTTTTCGCGTGTTCAGAAAGTTTTGCAGCATGATAAAGATTAA
- the map gene encoding type I methionyl aminopeptidase, with the protein MIKIKRPEEIELMRVAGRVTAEVLDIMREAVRPGISTGELDRLAEEHIRKNNGIPAFKNYKPAANMTPFPGTICASINEEVVHGIPDFNRILQEGDIISVDVGAYVNGWCGDAACTFPVGNISDSRKKLLEITEESLNRAIKAALAGHTLGDIGHAIESFVKPLGFGIVRDYTGHGIGKKMHEAPQIPNYGESGQGVTLQRGMTIAIEPMIMSGAEDVKVGSNGWTVSTVDGSDAAHFERSIAILDDGPEILTKWGM; encoded by the coding sequence ATGATAAAGATTAAGCGGCCAGAAGAAATTGAATTAATGCGAGTTGCAGGACGTGTTACAGCAGAAGTGCTTGACATTATGCGCGAGGCAGTCAGACCCGGAATATCAACCGGTGAGCTTGACAGACTCGCAGAGGAGCATATACGCAAAAATAACGGCATTCCCGCATTCAAGAACTACAAGCCGGCAGCAAATATGACTCCTTTTCCCGGTACTATATGCGCGTCAATAAATGAAGAAGTCGTTCACGGGATTCCAGATTTTAACAGAATCCTTCAAGAGGGCGATATAATCAGCGTTGACGTGGGAGCATATGTAAACGGCTGGTGCGGTGATGCGGCCTGCACTTTTCCCGTTGGAAATATAAGCGATTCCCGTAAAAAATTGCTCGAAATTACAGAAGAGTCGCTTAATCGTGCGATAAAAGCTGCTCTTGCCGGGCACACACTCGGCGACATAGGGCACGCAATAGAAAGTTTTGTAAAGCCGCTCGGTTTTGGTATAGTACGTGATTACACAGGACACGGCATCGGCAAGAAAATGCATGAAGCTCCGCAGATTCCTAATTACGGCGAATCAGGACAGGGCGTAACGCTGCAAAGAGGCATGACAATAGCAATTGAGCCTATGATCATGTCAGGCGCAGAAGATGTAAAAGTCGGCTCTAACGGCTGGACAGTATCAACAGTAGACGGTTCTGACGCGGCACATTTTGAACGCTCTATAGCGATTCTCGACGATGGGCCGGAGATTTTAACGAAATGGGGAATGTAA
- the infA gene encoding translation initiation factor IF-1 has protein sequence MASGKEDVMEIKGVISEPLPNAMFRVELENGHRVLAHVSGKMRMHFIRILPGDKVLVEISPYDLTRGRIIYRYK, from the coding sequence ATGGCTTCCGGCAAAGAAGACGTAATGGAAATCAAGGGCGTAATATCGGAACCGCTGCCAAATGCTATGTTTAGAGTCGAGCTTGAAAACGGTCATAGAGTTCTGGCTCACGTCAGCGGCAAAATGAGAATGCACTTCATCAGGATTTTACCCGGTGATAAAGTTCTCGTTGAAATATCCCCTTATGATTTAACGAGGGGCAGAATTATTTATCGTTATAAATAG
- the rpmJ gene encoding 50S ribosomal protein L36 codes for MKVGPSVKPICEFCRVIRRHGVVRVICSRNPRHKQRQGVRR; via the coding sequence ATGAAAGTAGGGCCTTCAGTAAAGCCTATTTGTGAATTTTGCAGAGTAATCCGCCGTCATGGTGTTGTGCGTGTAATATGTTCGCGCAATCCAAGACACAAGCAGAGACAAGGTGTCAGGAGGTAA
- the rpsM gene encoding 30S ribosomal protein S13 has product MARIAGVDLPRDKRVEIGLTYIFGIGLKTSQKILAATGVDPNIRVKDLSEADTQKLRREIEDNHKVEGDLRREISMNIKRLIDIGCYRGTRHRLGLPVRGQRTKTNARTRKGPRRTVANKKMATK; this is encoded by the coding sequence ATGGCACGTATCGCAGGAGTAGATTTACCCAGAGACAAACGGGTGGAGATCGGCTTAACTTACATTTTTGGAATCGGTCTCAAGACTTCACAGAAAATTTTAGCGGCAACAGGCGTAGATCCTAATATCAGAGTCAAAGACTTGAGCGAGGCAGATACTCAGAAATTACGCCGTGAAATAGAAGATAATCACAAGGTCGAGGGTGATTTAAGGCGCGAAATTTCCATGAACATTAAACGGCTTATTGACATAGGCTGTTATCGTGGGACTCGTCATCGCTTAGGACTCCCAGTCAGAGGCCAGCGCACTAAGACCAACGCAAGAACCCGCAAAGGTCCGAGAAGAACTGTCGCTAACAAGAAAATGGCGACGAAATAG
- the rpsK gene encoding 30S ribosomal protein S11: MAKRTAQARKGKRREKKNINYGVAHIYSTFNNTIMCISDRGGNIITWASGGNVGFKGTRKSTPFAAQIAAQQVAKGAQDQGVQEIDVIVKGPGPGRESAIRSLQAAGLQVNLIKDATPIPHNGCRPPKRRRV, encoded by the coding sequence TTGGCAAAGAGAACAGCTCAGGCTCGTAAAGGCAAGAGGCGCGAGAAGAAAAATATAAATTACGGTGTAGCGCACATTTATTCGACATTCAATAATACGATTATGTGCATTAGTGACCGCGGCGGAAATATTATCACTTGGGCAAGCGGCGGCAATGTCGGCTTCAAGGGTACGAGAAAATCTACACCGTTTGCAGCTCAAATCGCAGCACAGCAGGTCGCAAAGGGTGCACAGGATCAGGGAGTGCAGGAAATTGACGTTATCGTAAAAGGTCCCGGCCCCGGCAGAGAGAGCGCGATTAGATCTCTTCAAGCGGCTGGACTTCAGGTCAATTTAATCAAGGACGCGACTCCTATTCCTCATAACGGATGCAGACCTCCTAAGAGAAGGCGTGTTTAA
- a CDS encoding DNA-directed RNA polymerase subunit alpha, producing the protein METSFKIFIEKASQDYSKLSIEPLARGYGDTLGNALRRLLLSSIKGAAATALRLDGVLHEFSTIKGVREDVIEILMNLKHIPIKAKNDLPAGEYKILTLDSEDLGKDFFTREVNPGIITAQDLNTIYDTDFEFVGNGILCTLEPGAHVIMEIYIQQGVGYLSAERERPAQPPMPLDAMLADAIFSPVTRVNYEIEPARVDQSIDYERLILEVWTNGAITPKEAVKQAADIAADYFMKISESVESAQLKEQPAEVEKVRDKAGKGKGTEEAEQPKPQTLPDNPIHELELSIRSENCLLRGGMNTIGDLIQKSRDDLLKIRNLGRKSLTEIEEKLASMGYSLKPSKPGAAKVDDSSESESPETQESEVTPESEPTLDSIFEPEEESEPAPEPEAKPEKPKKKKSAGKSTKSSKKSSKEVDS; encoded by the coding sequence ATGGAGACAAGTTTTAAAATTTTTATCGAGAAAGCAAGTCAAGATTACAGCAAATTATCGATTGAGCCATTAGCACGCGGCTACGGTGATACGCTGGGTAATGCTTTAAGGCGGCTTCTGCTCTCGTCAATAAAGGGGGCGGCTGCTACTGCTTTGAGGCTCGACGGCGTTTTGCACGAGTTCAGCACGATTAAAGGCGTTCGAGAAGATGTAATCGAAATCTTGATGAATCTCAAGCATATTCCCATTAAGGCAAAGAATGATTTACCGGCGGGAGAATATAAGATTTTGACTCTTGACTCTGAGGATCTCGGCAAAGACTTTTTCACGCGCGAAGTAAACCCGGGAATAATTACCGCTCAAGACTTGAATACTATATATGATACTGATTTCGAGTTCGTCGGAAATGGTATTTTATGCACTCTTGAGCCCGGCGCGCACGTCATAATGGAAATTTATATACAGCAGGGAGTCGGCTATTTGTCTGCTGAACGTGAACGCCCCGCACAACCGCCTATGCCGCTTGACGCAATGTTGGCAGATGCAATTTTCTCGCCTGTTACCCGCGTTAATTACGAGATCGAGCCCGCAAGAGTAGATCAAAGCATAGACTATGAAAGATTAATTCTCGAAGTGTGGACTAACGGCGCAATCACTCCGAAAGAAGCAGTAAAACAGGCCGCAGACATTGCAGCAGATTACTTCATGAAAATTTCAGAAAGTGTCGAGTCTGCCCAGCTCAAAGAACAGCCCGCAGAAGTTGAAAAAGTTCGTGATAAAGCTGGAAAAGGTAAAGGCACAGAAGAAGCAGAACAGCCCAAGCCTCAGACTTTACCTGATAATCCGATTCATGAGCTCGAATTAAGTATCAGAAGTGAAAATTGCTTACTTCGCGGCGGCATGAACACTATCGGCGATCTGATTCAGAAGTCCCGCGATGACCTGTTAAAGATTCGCAATCTCGGCAGAAAGTCTCTCACCGAAATCGAAGAAAAACTTGCGTCAATGGGATATTCTCTCAAGCCCAGCAAGCCCGGAGCAGCAAAAGTTGATGACTCGTCAGAAAGCGAATCTCCAGAGACTCAAGAGTCCGAAGTTACACCAGAATCAGAACCGACACTCGACTCTATATTTGAACCTGAAGAAGAGTCAGAACCGGCCCCGGAACCTGAAGCAAAACCGGAGAAGCCCAAGAAAAAGAAATCTGCAGGTAAATCTACTAAATCAAGCAAGAAATCATCTAAGGAGGTGGACTCATAA
- the rplQ gene encoding 50S ribosomal protein L17, producing MRHHVDHRTLGRYGSHRHLMLGNMAASLFLNGQITTTVTRAKELRRVAEKLITRARGGSVHDIRVVFSKMPHKEAATKLFQEIAPKYKSFDKGGYTRIVKLGARKGDGSPMAVIELVERTEEQK from the coding sequence TTGAGACATCATGTAGACCATAGAACGTTAGGACGTTACGGCAGCCATAGACATTTAATGCTCGGAAATATGGCAGCTAGTTTATTTCTTAACGGTCAAATCACAACGACTGTAACAAGAGCTAAAGAATTACGACGTGTCGCAGAAAAACTAATCACCCGCGCAAGAGGCGGCAGCGTTCATGATATACGCGTAGTTTTCTCGAAAATGCCCCACAAAGAGGCAGCTACGAAATTATTTCAGGAGATCGCCCCGAAGTATAAGAGCTTCGATAAAGGCGGTTATACAAGAATCGTCAAACTCGGTGCACGCAAAGGCGACGGGTCTCCGATGGCAGTGATTGAACTTGTCGAACGCACAGAGGAGCAGAAATAA
- a CDS encoding ABC transporter ATP-binding protein yields MSNAQRSRNNLPLIEVRSLSFKYDAKSTGRALQRVSFFVNKGERIALLGHNGSGKSTLAKILAGLINDYDGECIINGENIHVGIVFQDPENQIIASTVEDDTAFAPENQGLSPSEIQSRVDNALSLVKLSHKKNSPVHALSGGEKQRLALAGVIAAKIDCLILDEPDSMLDPEGRHDLESILRELHKNGMTIIQISHQLESLDDIDRVIIFYNGAVTWQGSAKDFESRKKLYGFDDEFMPVKFASHSSNKLFEIKNLSFAYDESNNILDNISAEIFKGSWLSIIGRTGSGKSTLLQHLNGLYNVQSGNINFNGAPIPNKGEELYKLRQKVGLVFQNPEDQLFNPTIYEELAFSPSNAGLKAHDLEDAIFYGLKCVGLDKNFLTRNPLQLSGGERRLIAIASVLSARPECIALDEPLAGLDFVFRNQILNMLCTLRDEGRTIITITHNLQMAMNYSDKILLLRSGKLIAFGAPDEVREIISKEFPSC; encoded by the coding sequence TTGTCGAACGCACAGAGGAGCAGAAATAATCTCCCGTTAATAGAAGTGCGCTCGCTTTCGTTCAAATATGACGCAAAATCTACGGGACGTGCATTACAACGCGTCTCGTTTTTTGTGAACAAAGGCGAAAGAATTGCTCTGCTTGGTCATAATGGGTCGGGCAAATCTACTCTTGCTAAAATCTTGGCCGGACTCATTAATGATTACGATGGCGAGTGCATTATTAACGGCGAAAATATTCATGTCGGGATAGTCTTTCAGGATCCAGAGAATCAAATTATCGCGTCAACTGTAGAAGATGATACGGCCTTTGCTCCTGAAAATCAGGGGTTATCGCCTAGTGAGATTCAATCCAGAGTCGATAATGCTTTGTCGCTCGTAAAATTGTCTCACAAAAAAAATTCTCCCGTTCATGCGTTGTCAGGCGGAGAAAAACAAAGGCTCGCACTTGCCGGAGTCATTGCTGCAAAAATTGACTGCTTGATTCTCGATGAACCCGACTCAATGCTTGATCCTGAAGGCCGGCACGATTTAGAATCTATTTTGCGTGAACTTCATAAAAACGGTATGACGATAATACAAATTTCTCACCAGTTAGAGAGCCTTGACGATATTGACCGCGTAATAATATTTTATAACGGTGCTGTAACATGGCAGGGCAGCGCAAAAGATTTCGAATCCCGCAAAAAATTATACGGATTTGACGATGAATTTATGCCGGTGAAGTTCGCGAGTCATTCAAGCAATAAATTATTTGAGATAAAAAATTTGTCGTTCGCTTATGATGAATCAAATAATATACTCGACAATATAAGCGCAGAAATTTTCAAAGGCTCGTGGCTCTCGATTATCGGCAGGACTGGCAGCGGAAAATCTACACTGTTGCAGCATTTGAACGGCTTATATAACGTTCAGTCAGGAAATATAAATTTTAACGGTGCACCGATTCCAAATAAGGGCGAAGAACTTTATAAATTGCGTCAAAAAGTGGGACTCGTTTTCCAGAATCCCGAAGATCAATTATTTAATCCGACAATCTATGAAGAATTAGCGTTTTCTCCCAGTAATGCAGGCTTAAAAGCTCATGATTTAGAGGATGCAATTTTTTACGGGCTTAAGTGTGTCGGGCTTGACAAAAATTTTCTGACTCGCAATCCTTTGCAGCTTTCCGGCGGTGAAAGAAGATTAATTGCTATTGCGTCAGTCTTGTCGGCTCGTCCTGAATGTATTGCGCTCGATGAACCGTTAGCGGGGCTTGATTTCGTGTTCAGGAATCAAATTTTAAATATGTTATGCACTTTGCGTGATGAGGGCAGGACGATAATTACAATCACTCATAATTTGCAAATGGCCATGAATTACAGCGACAAAATTTTATTGCTTCGTTCAGGAAAATTAATTGCGTTCGGTGCGCCCGATGAAGTCCGCGAAATAATTTCAAAGGAGTTCCCCTCATGTTAG